From a region of the Drosophila ananassae strain 14024-0371.13 chromosome XL, ASM1763931v2, whole genome shotgun sequence genome:
- the LOC6503731 gene encoding serine/threonine-protein phosphatase alpha-3 isoform, whose amino-acid sequence MAEVLNLDSIISRLLEVRGARPGKNVQLSEGEIRGLCLKSREILLAQPILLELEAPLKICGDIHGQYYDLLRLFEYGGYPPESNYLFLGDYVDRGKQSLETICLLLAYKIKYSENFFLLRGNHECASINRIYGFYDECKRRYTIKLWKTFTDCFNCLPVVAIVDEKIFCCHGGLSPDLTSMEQIRRIMRPTDVPDQGLLCDLLWSDPDKDTIGWGENDRGVSFTFGAEVVGKFLQKHDLDLICRAHQVVEDGYEFFAKRQLVTLFSAPNYCGEFDNAGAMMSVDDTLMCSFQILKPVEKRKK is encoded by the coding sequence ATGGCGGAGGTGCTCAACCTGGACAGCATCATctcccggctgctggaggtgcGTGGGGCTCGGCCCGGAAAGAACGTCCAGCTGTCGGAAGGCGAGATCCGGGGCCTGTGCCTCAAGTCGCGCGAGATCCTGCTGGCCCAGCCCATCCTGCTCGAGCTAGAGGCCCCGCTCAAGATCTGCGGCGACATCCACGGCCAGTACTACGACCTGCTCCGACTGTTCGAGTACGGCGGCTATCCGCCCGAGTCGAACTATCTCTTCCTGGGCGACTACGTCGACCGGGGCAAGCAGTCCCTGGAGACGATTTGCCTGCTGCTGGCCTACAAGATCAAGTACTCGGAGAACTTCTTTCTGCTGCGGGGCAACCACGAGTGCGCCAGCATAAACCGGATATATGGCTTCTACGACGAGTGCAAGCGCCGGTACACGATCAAGCTGTGGAAGACCTTCACGGACTGCTTCAACTGCCTCCCCGTGGTGGCGATCGTGGATGAGAAGATCTTCTGCTGCCACGGCGGGCTCAGCCCGGACCTGACCTCCATGGAACAGATTCGCCGGATAATGCGTCCCACCGACGTGCCCGACCAGGGCCTGCTGTGCGACCTGCTCTGGTCCGATCCGGACAAGGACACGATCGGCTGGGGCGAGAATGACCGGGGCGTGAGCTTCACCTTCGGGGCGGAGGTAGTGGGCAAGTTCCTGCAAAAGCACGACCTCGACCTCATCTGCCGGGCCCACCAGGTGGTCGAGGACGGGTACGAGTTCTTTGCCAAGCGCCAGCTCGTCACCCTCTTCTCGGCGCCGAACTACTGCGGCGAGTTCGACAACGCCGGCGCGATGATGTCCGTCGACGACACTCTCATGTGCTCCTTCCAGATCCTCAAGCCCGTCGAGAAGCGCAAGAAGTAG
- the LOC6503921 gene encoding uncharacterized protein LOC6503921, with protein sequence MLPRRTLGCRPCRSWPDMSQRRFINRHRVPRPERQTGEALGEKSRKNPEPPAKKFLSTQWVTAKVKVRKTDNYPGSRLARSVALSRSEKPKAKVAPQVEDQHVDGPGVRGLMLQPKVRAAVARTNLLDDSQADTGIVTASSDSDITDPTDPTDSLDVTDPSDATEVLGTALDVMDALDITDHQDVTLSPEVVDTLNVMDNLKITDTPDTAAVLLDVADALDITDSLDITDTPDTAANLDGLVDLDEESMARLQDELSRYDASCQLRALQYEAIYRDSQALLEELRGISRGLDDLRLDVDTRMGSRTNLANSEADPSESWEDPAPDQQPNSPPQPPN encoded by the coding sequence ATGCTGCCACGTCGTACCCTCGGTTGCCGTCCCTGCCGCTCCTGGCCGGACATGAGTCAACGTCGCTTTATAAACCGGCACCGCGTGCCCCGCCCAGAGCGCCAGACTGGGGAGGCTCTTGGGGAGAAGTCCCGGAAGAATCCGGAGCCGCCAGCCAAGAAGTTCCTGTCCACCCAGTGGGTCACTGCCAAGGTGAAGGTGAGGAAGACGGACAACTATCCGGGGAGCAGGCTTGCACGGTCGGTCGCTTTATCGAGATCGGAGAAGCCAAAGGCTAAGGTAGCGCCTCAGGTTGAGGATCAGCACGTGGATGGACCCGGCGTCCGAGGACTGATGCTGCAGCCCAAGGTGAGGGCGGCTGTGGCGCGGACAAATCTGCTCGATGACAGCCAAGCTGACACTGGCATTGTAACGGCAAGCTCTGACTCGGACATTACAGACCCTACAGACCCTACAGACTCTCTAGACGTTACGGACCCTTCAGACGCCACAGAGGTTCTAGGCACTGCTCTTGACGTTATGGACGCTTTAGACATTACTGACCATCAAGACGTCACCCTTTCCCCAGAAGTTGTGGACACTTTAAACGTTATggacaatttaaaaattacagATACGCCAGACACTGCAGCAGTTCTTCTTGACGTGGCGGACGCTCTAGACATCACAGACTCCCTAGACATTACGGATACACCAGACACTGCAGCTAACTTGGACGGACTGGTGGACCTGGACGAAGAATCAATGGCGCGTTTGCAGGATGAGCTGAGCCGTTACGATGCCAGCTGCCAGCTTCGAGCCCTTCAGTACGAAGCCATCTATCGCGACAGCCAGGCGCTTCTCGAGGAGCTCAGAGGAATCTCCCGAGGACTGGATGACCTGCGTCTGGATGTTGACACGCGCATGGGCAGTCGCACCAACCTCGCCAACAGCGAAGCGGACCCCTCCGAATCCTGGGAGGATCCTGCCCCCGATCAGCAGCCAAACTCGCCTCCCCAGCCGCCCAACTGA
- the LOC6503728 gene encoding WSCD family member CG9164, which translates to MALQGWRFFGVSATIIIYIGGVLFLSMNNIPGSHPKRPRMERFAEFPSFHSPRFPMPSRKMTIRWCRDLKYINRDLPNYTDYRAEFYTAMPSSDLSAALQSLPALTALASFPGSGNTWLRYLLQQSTGILTGSIYKDYGLLKTGFPAENVCNSSVLLVKTHEWGSKAWQPFSKAILLVRDPEKAIIAEFNRQSGGHIGFASPDRYKRTKGKYWQQFVSNKLKGWELMNLSWARNFTGSIKVVFYDDLVHHTERELRSILEFLQFPVDEQLMRCAIMRKEGIFRRKKRLLSFDPYTEAMRAEVQARRRVVYGLLGRQDQE; encoded by the exons ATGGCACTGCAAGGCTGGCGCTTTTTCGGTGTCTCGGCAACCATCATCATCTACATAGGCGGCGTCCTGTTCCTGTCCATGAACAACATACCCGGATCACACCCCAAAAGGCCAAGGATGGAGCGCTTTGCCGAG TTTCCCAGCTTTCATAGCCCGCGTTTTCCGATGCCCAGCCGCAAAATGACGATACGCTGGTGTCGTGACCTGAAGTACATAAATCGAGATCTTCCAAATTACACGGACTACAGGGCCGAATTTTACA CCGCAATGCCCAGCAGCGACCTGAGCGCCGCCCTCCAATCCCTGCCGGCTCTAACCGCCCTGGCCAGTTTCCCGGGCAGCGGCAACACCTGGCTGCGGTACCTGCTCCAGCAGTCAACGGGGATCCTGACGGGCAGCATCTACAAGGACTACGGCCTGTTGAAGACTGGCTTCCCGGCGGAGAACGTGTGTAACAGCTCAGTATTATTGGTGAAGACCCACGAATGGGGCAGCAAGGCGTGGCAGCCCTTCTCGAAAGCAATACTCCTGGTCCGGGACCCGGAGAAGGCGATCATAGCAGAGTTCAACCGACAGAGTGGTGGCCACATAGGCTTCGCCTCGCCGGACCGCTACAAAAGGACTAAGGGAAAAT ATTGGCAGCAATTCGTGAGCAATAAGCTCAAGGGCTGGGAGCTGATGAACCTCAGCTGGGCCCGCAACTTCACCGGCAGCATCAAGGTTGTGTTCTACGACGACCTGGTCCACCACACCGAGCGAGAGCTGCGCTCCATCCTGGAGTTCCTGCAGTTCCCAGTCGACGAGCAGCTGATGCGGTGCGCCATCATGCGGAAGGAGGGTATCTTCCGGCGCAAGAAGAGGCTGCTCTCCTTCGATCCCTACACGGAGGCGATGCGGGCCGAGGTGCAGGCTCGCCGTCGTGTCGTCTACGGCCTGCTGGGGCGCCAGGACCAAGAATAG